A single genomic interval of Spinacia oleracea cultivar Varoflay chromosome 6, BTI_SOV_V1, whole genome shotgun sequence harbors:
- the LOC110776670 gene encoding uncharacterized protein, with translation MLNNVRQSLRSIRLRGAATQFIGLGIIVSMALIMWQLLVLVTGSKYPVVVVVSGSMEPGIQRGDVLFLITVRNRPIRSGDIVVFKIEGKDIPIVHRVIKVHRQHDSNTFSLLTKGDANLWDDSDGIYADGQLWLEDHHIIGRVIGYLPYFGWATIIMGEKPLIKYLLLGGLSLLAVASH, from the exons atgttgaATAACGTAAGACAATCGCTTCGCTCAATTCGGCTGAGAGGTGCAGCAACACAATTCATCGGTTTAG GTATAATAGTATCAATGGCGTTGATAATGTGGCAGTTGCTAGTTTTGGTAACCGGAAGTAAATAtcctgttgttgttgttgttagcgGAAGCATGGAGCCAGGAATTCAAAGG GGTGATGTATTGTTCCTTATTACCGTGAGGAATCGTCCGATACGATCGGGAGATATTGTTGTATTCAAAATTGAg GGAAAGGATATTCCTATCGTTCATCGTGTTATAAAG GTGCATAGGCAACATGATTCAAATACATTCAGCTTGTTGACAAAAG GTGATGCTAATCTGTGGGACGACAGTGATGGGATATATGCAGATGGTCAACTATGGCTTGAAGATCACCATATAATCGGAAGAGTGATTGG GTATTTACCATATTTTGGTTGGGCAACCATCATCATGGGAGAGAAGCCTTTGATCAAG TATCTTCTACTTGGTGGACTAAGCTTGCTGGCCGTTGCCTCGCATTAG